Part of the Paenibacillus kyungheensis genome, TCATAATGATCGACGTATTGTCAGATACTCGATGCCACTCGTTATTCTTGGTGCATGTGTAGCGATTTACCATTATGCAGAGCAACATATTCCAGCTTTGAGCAGAATTTTACCATGTACAACAGGGGTTCCTTGCAATAAGCCTTATTTTGAATGGTTTGGTTTTATTACGATTCCTTTTATGGCATTGATTGCGTTTATCTTGATCGCTTTGTTGTTGTGGAGAGGTAGTCGCGCAGCAGATGCTATCGCTTATGAAGATGAAGAAACAGAATAAGTAATCATACCGTTGATTGATATCAGTACCATGTCTTCTTTTTAGCATTTATTGTTGAAAAGAAGACTTTTTTTATAATCCAACGATAGAAATATATGAACCTAACGTATGAACAGTAGGACTTGAAAAAAACGTCTATTTTGAATCAATTTTGATCTATTTGATGTAATGAGTACGTTTAACGGTTAACTATAGTAAGAGAATACTGTTCAATAACTAGATAAAAGTGGAGGAATGTCGAATGAGAGAAGGCAATTCAATATATGAAGTAGAGCCGTGGTCGATTCGAGAATCTTCGTTTGACCCTATCCACAATCGTAGAGGAGAAACTATTTTTACGGTTGCTAATGGATATTTGGGAATGCGTGGTCATTTTGAAGAAGGATTAGAAGGTGCAGGTATTAATGCACTGAATGGTACGTATTTGAATGGATTTTACGATTCAGCAGATATTACGTATGGAGAAGAAGCTTTTGGTTATGCCCGTAAGCGTCAGACGATGTTAAATGTAACGGACAGTAAAATTATTGAGTTATTTATCGATGGCGAACAATTTAATTTATTAAGCGGTCGTGTGATAGAATACGAACGTATTTTGGATATGCAACATGGGATTTTATCGCGTCATGTCGTATGGGA contains:
- a CDS encoding disulfide oxidoreductase; protein product: MNTESSPSFLARYYLFLAWIVAIVATGGSLYLSDVMLLEPCKLCWYQRIFMYPQVILLGIAAYHNDRRIVRYSMPLVILGACVAIYHYAEQHIPALSRILPCTTGVPCNKPYFEWFGFITIPFMALIAFILIALLLWRGSRAADAIAYEDEETE